From the Heliangelus exortis chromosome 14, bHelExo1.hap1, whole genome shotgun sequence genome, one window contains:
- the LOC139802323 gene encoding rho GTPase-activating protein 20-like, producing the protein MKPIVQRRRSTPSAITKALGKSRYHSRETTLSSSHPDNGLPSGVFSNPGSTFVLDERVQLTVGLQTQERHLILFSDVLVIAKSKSSSSLKLKKQVHLSEVWTGTCLNEVTEKKMGPENSFVIGWPTTNYVVTFSSADVKERWLSALLWHINEVKQNEYLKNLTLQIFVLDADNCPSTTSVNVSNMETAENVMEKTLLQLGLPGRASEHHLWVISGKDDPAYPLIGHEHPFSIALNCLRDSADQQQGTNNNTLLADGTEASFLDHLPKEKQCQFVLKPRLQVPVQLRREPLQKHTKRKKSLIDWALRRSTSTPAGSPPSQSPTTPRKLFGLSLSSVCPDGILPKPIMDMLLLLYHEGPSTRGIFRRSANAKTCKELKEKLNSGDDVQVDGESVFVAAAVITDFLRNIPDSVLSSDMHGLWMEAVDTENRAHKIEAIKSLVNQLPEANLILLRHLFGVLHHIEQNSGINQMNAFNLALCIAPNMLWLPSPTGPEEESRSTKKVALLVQFLIENSGEIFGGDIASLFQRPDKKKSKNSEESLGLAQHDYSSDEMEFSACDPEGPKHHLVPDTDAIFEPSSFFLGEDQEDWDLFSEITACYQSKAQKNTSADSYELLEEEGSFCSIGSIRSLSPGRDRCSSEPSVCLSSQLPAQSHGTVARQSSCDATIICSHTDCIHRLQQLQLESQKLTDESLGPGVNKVRQNLWQSPQTSSRLKKFSLQKSSPSNRSSFSSLSSTTTSPSASSLSSLDSAFSYCSESSAISPTDISSLPFMFSTSARLHAVSPKIAKRSPKEWHKSFTPPVPSHKCDLDSFHEHEPQAVENSHCCGERRGFLSDTDQEEEERRDLRSRGDPCPELRSSGYTKELEQTPELHSISPASEKSPRISHKQHQEKVMKSIETKSIDASPPSQGSLKRTKITFYVTSNKASSWGSPVEEDEEKSLADTSSSTEQSLPKSLQTMSVHIPQTVFYGQNTPLVLQSISRHYHHKPMALFPEAEYRESPQSASSPEELGDEPVEMVQAPAHSKGFNTLSHTIQIILPASIRSTVREYFKQDETKACPTSEMEAVEKELLRSRAGWLRSQPRAGLAIEEPDTAACAQETFV; encoded by the exons ATGAAGCCCATAGTCCAAAGGAGACGATCTACCCCTTCTGCCATTACTAAAGCTCTTGGCAAGTCAAGGTACCATTCCAG ggAAACTaccctttcctcttcccaccccGACAATGGGCTGCCAAGTGGGGTGTTCAGCAACCCAGGCTCCACTTTTGTCCTGGACGAGCGAGTACAGCTAACTGTGGGCCTGCAGACCCAGGAAAGACATTTGATCTTGTTCAGTGATGTGCTGGTCATCGCCAAGTCCAA ATCCTCCTCCAGCCTGAAGCTGAAAAAGCAGGTGCATCTGAGTGAAGTGTGGACCGGCACCTGCCTCAATGAagtgacagagaaaaagatGGGTCCTGAGAATTCCTTTGTCATCGGTTGGCCTACCACTAACTATGTTGTCACCTTCAG CTCAGCTGACGTGAAGGAACGGTGGCTGTCAGCCTTACTGTG GCATATTAATGAGGTGAAACAGAATGAGTATCTGAAGAATCTGACCCTTCAGATCTTTGTGCTGGATGCTGACAACTGTCCTTCT ACTACCTCAGTCAATGTGTCCAATATGGAAACTGCAGAGAATGTGATGGAGAAGACCCTTCTACAGCTTGGACTTCCT GGCAGAGCAAGTGAACACCACCTCTGGGTGATCTCAGGAAAAGATGACCCTGCTTACCCTCTCATTG GGCACGAGCATCCTTTCAGTATCGCATTGAACTGTCTCCGGGACTCTGCTGACCAGCAGCAAGGAACCAACAATAACACGCTCCTGGCTGATGGGACAGAGGCTTCCTTCCTTgaccatctcccaaaggaaaagcagtgtcAGTTTGTCCTGAAGCCCAGGCTCCAAGTTCCAGTGCAGCTGAGGAGAG AGCCACTGCAGAAGCACACCAAGAGGAAGAAATCATTGATTGACTGGGCCCTGCGCCGCAGCACCAGCACCCCTGCAGGCAGCCCCCCGTCACAGTCCCCCACCACTCCACGGAAGCTCTTTGGCCTGTCACTGTCCTCTGTCTGTCCTGATGGGATCCTTCCCAAGCCAATCATG GatatgctgctgctgctgtaccATGAAGGTCCCTCTACTAGGGGCATTTTCAGACGTTCTGCCAATGCCAAGACTTGCaaggagctgaaggagaagcTGAACTCTGGAGATGATGTCCAGGTGGATGGAGAGTCAGTCTTTGTGGCTGCAGCTGTCATCACG GATTTTCTACGAAATATACCTGACAGTGTTCTATCCTCAGACATGCACGGACTGTGGATGGAAGCTGTGGACACGGAAAATCGAGCACATAAGATTGAAGCTATCAAAAG TCTTGTCAACCAACTCCCAGAGGCCAATCTCATCCTACTCAGGCACCTCTTTGGAGTTCTCCATCACATTGAGCAGAATTCTGGTATCAATCAGATGAATGCCTTTAACCTGGCTCTTTGCATAGCACCCAACATGCTCTGGCTACCAAGCCCCACTGGGCCTGAAGAGGAAAGCAGGTCTACAAAAAAG GTGGCCTTGTTAGTGCAGTTCCTGATTGAAAACTCAGGAGAGATTTTTGGAGGTGACATTGCTTCCTTGTTTCAAAGACCAGACAAAAAGAAGTCCAAAAACTCAGAGGAATCCCTGG GCTTGGCTCAGCATGATTATTCCTCTGATGAGATGGAGTTTTCTGCTTGTGACCCAGAAGGACCAAAGCACCACCTGGTACCTGACACAGATGCCATTTTTGAACCATCCAGCTTCTTCCTTGGTGAGGATCAGGAAGACTGGGACTTGTTCAGCGAGATCACAGCCTGCTACCAAAGCAAAGCCCAGAAGAACACCAGTGCAGACAGCTACGAGCTCCTGGAAGAGGAAGGCTCCTTCTGCTCCATCGGCTCAATTCGCTCGCTCAGCCCGGGCCGGGACCGGTGCTCCTCGGAGCCCAGTGTCTgcctcagctcccagctccctgctcagagCCATGGGACAGTGGCCCGCCAGTCCAGCTGTGATGCCACCATCATATGCAGCCACACAGACTGCatccacaggctgcagcagctgcagctggagagccAGAAGCTGACTGATGAAAGCCTAGGCCCTGGGGTTAATAAGGTCAGGCAGAACTTGTGGCAGTCGCCTCAGACCAGCTCTCGGTTGAAGAAGTTCAGCCTTCAGAAGTCCAGCCCGTCCAACAGGTCCAGCTTCTCTAGCCTGTCCTCTACCACCACCTCCCCATCTGCCTCCTCTCTCAGCTCCTTAGACAGTGCTTTCTCCTACTGCTCAGAGTCATCAGCCATTAGTCCCACAGACATCTCATCCCTGCCCTTCATGTTCAGCACATCTGCCAGGCTTCACGCTGTGTCCCCCAAGATTGCCAAGAGGTCCCCAAAAGAGTGGCACAAGTCCTTCACTCCTCCAGTGCCTTCACACAAGTGCGACCTGGACAGTTTCCATGAGCATGAGCCTCAGGCTGTAGAGAACAGTCAttgctgtggagagaggagaggcTTTCTATCTGACACTGaccaggaggaagaggagaggagagatcTGAGATCTCGGGGGGACCCTTGCCCAGAGCTCAGGAGTTCAGGTTATACCAAAGAGCTTGAACAAACCCCTGAGCTCCACAGTATCAGCCCAGCCAGTGAGAAATCCCCACGGATCAGCCACAAGCAGCACCAGGAGAAAGTCATGAAGAGCATAGAAACCAAAAGCATCGATGCTTCCCCTCCAAGCCAGGGAAGCCTGAAGCGCACCAAGATAACTTTTTATGTGACCTCCAATAAAGCAAGCTCCTGGGGGTCTCCAGTggaagaggatgaggagaaaTCCCTGGcagacaccagcagcagcacggAGCAGAGCCTGCCCAAAAGCTTGCAGACTATGAGCGTCCATATCCCCCAGACAGTTTTCTATGGGCAGAACACACCCCTTGTCCTGCAGTCCATCTCCAGGCACTACCATCACAAACCAATGGCCTTGTTCCCAGAGGCAGAGTACAGAGAAAGTCCCCAAAGTGCCTCCTCTCCAGAGGAGCTAGGAGA